A portion of the Gasterosteus aculeatus chromosome 12, fGasAcu3.hap1.1, whole genome shotgun sequence genome contains these proteins:
- the plekha7b gene encoding pleckstrin homology domain-containing family A member 7 isoform X9 produces the protein MAAPLGRDTLPDHWSYGVCGDGRVFFINDKSHSTTWLHPHTGEPVNSGHMIRSDLPRGWEEGFTDEGASYFINHSLRATSFRHPVTGQISPENTEYTLQDRIEARMSKSAANQRSPSMVTESSKAVTSAAADAHSGTKGCRGAGKVHSFGKRDHAIKRNLNIPVVVRGWLYKQDSSGMRLWKRKWFVLSDYCLFYYKDSREETVLGSIPLPSYVIAPVEPDDHINRKYAFKASHTGMRSYIYNKNSVIGSQAEHCGMRTYFFSADTQEDMNGWIRAMNQAALMQQSHTIKRAAENPKEAAQQTLPQTNHVHVNQNACQSESLSRAEKPPYNGIQLAHREEVRYGLEIEGKPNHSAAERLSPDCVDDATHKKGQPTVIEVALPPEQNGNPVRQRGFVSHVDPEKRVQRKNTLAKVEKWVKVQKGDPPKSAPCAEYDLPRRTPPLKPKACTEADAAYQSLPKSPRLPSGCASPPASCKLPSDYKYAHDRLSHFRMSTDERMATKEGMVWQLYEWQQRQQFRHGSPTAPIYTGPNFTDSSSFRVTGEMPRSISVPPSPCEVPPSVPASFKPLSPRRPHTPSDRRTIRPLDDVAHEDSTRSSSPGHICAHLSQASQIERRSMPAMGYITHTVSAPSLHGKTPEELTLLLIQLRRHQAKMVGVHSPCDAFVHLQRHQHSGLLGPSMQVKLSQLCEQDKILQELEAGIRSLKEDKDKLESVLDVSHQQMEQYRDQPAHAEKIAYQQKLLQEDVVHIRAEISQVSTEMENAWNEYSRLERDVDWLKSALQGQMNRSDLSQQDKVQIRKELWRIEDVIAGLSTSKANYKVTISSLTNPERKFVPSVSASSVPSVPGSPSAVEMRLSQHQQHQQHQQHSPHLSPSGHSAARSSSPSQQPSHHWVDAAISSGLQWGGEDVPPRPPLPQLYNPDEHPPAVPPLPRETTVIRHTSVRGLKRQSDERKRDREVGQFTNGDSKVEFRPFLSDPELMGAGDGASHISIATSGHDGYQTLPSRGVAGSSLRLNQSSGVSSYVTLRRAASAAGMKERPKSALERLYSGDSVQQQRGKMSADEQLERMKRHQKALVRQRKRTLSQGDRHASPSSRTSSSSSRPLSADLGSWKREQEFDLQLLERAVQGEEAQVVRSVQGEETAPEHRERPRSRSDEWLTLRSTTPSSHEVDLEPLDFDLDLNKELSKPQKVLIPERYVDSEPEEPLSPQELEDRHRKVERIKSILAKSSVQNLAPGVTLDKPEVGLVALDSALQEQERIITMSYALASEASLKSKLVTVLPQANIPAPPPPPPPPPPPPLPPLPPVSLAPPSPLSNGIHYTFV, from the exons CCACAGCCTGAGGGCTACATCATTTCGACACCCTGTGACCGGACAAATATCCCCAGAAAATACGGAATACACACTACAAGACAG GATAGAAGCTCGCATGTCCAAGTCAGCGGCCAATCAGAGATCCCCGAGCATGGTCACAGAGTCCTCTAAGGCTGTGACCTCAGCTGCAGCAGATGCCCACTCAGGGACAAAG GGATGCAGAGGTGCAGGGAAAGTGCACAGTTTTGGCAAGAGGGATCATGCTATTAAAAGGAACCTCAATATCCCAGTGGTGGTGAGAGGCTGGCTCTATAAACAG GACAGCTCCGGAATGCGACTGTGGAAAAGGAAGTGGTTTGTTTTGTCAGACTACTGCTTGTTTTACTACAAAG ACAGCCGAGAGGAGACAGTGCTCGGTAGCATCCCTCTGCCCAGTTATGTCATTGCACCAGTTGAGCCCGATGACCACATAAACCGCAAATACGCTTTCAAG GCGAGCCACACAGGGATGCGCTCCTACATTTACAATAAGAACTCTGTGATTGGCTCTCAGGCAGAACACTGCGGGATGCGGACATATTTCTTTAGTGCGGACACACAGGAGGACATGAATGGCTGGATCCGGGCCATGAACCAGGCTGCGCTGATGCAGCAGAGTCACACTATAAAGAG GGCGGCGGAGAATCCAAAGGAGGCTGCGCAGCAGACTCTCCCACAGACCAACCATGTCCACGTCAACCAGAACGCATGTCAATCAGAAAGCCTTAGCAGGGCGGAAAAACCTCCGTATAATGGTATCCAACTGGCCCATAGGGAGGAGGTGAGGTATGGATTAGAGATCGAAGGGAAACCCAACCactcagcagcagagagactCTCTCCAGACTGTGTTGATGATGCCACCCACAAGAAAGGCCAGCCAACGGTCATCGAAGTGGCGCTGCCACCAGAACAGAATGGAAATCCTGTCCGTCAGAGGGGCTTCGTTTCACACGTGGACCCTGAAAAACGCGTGCAGAGGAAGAATACGCTGGCAAAGGTGGAGAAGTGGGTCAAAGTTCAAAAAGGGGACCCACCAAAGAG tgCTCCCTGTGCCGAGTACGACCTCCCTCGGCGGACTCCTCCATTAAAGCCCAAAGCCTGTACAGAGGCAGATGCCGCCTATCAGTCGTTGCCAAAGTCTCCCCGTCTCCCGTCTGGCTGCGCATCTCCTCCAGCATCATGCAAATTGCCTAGTGACTACAAGTACGCCCACGACCGGCTCAGCCACTTCCGCATGTCCACCGACGAGCGCATGGCCACCAAGGAGGGGATGGTGTGGCAGCTGTACGAgtggcagcagcggcagcagttCCGTCATGGCAGCCCCACCGCGCCTATCTACACCGGCCCCAACTTCACGGACTCCTCATCTTTCAGGGTGACTGGGGAGATGCCCCGATCCAtctccgtccccccgtccccgtgTGAAGTTCCGCCGTCGGTCCCCGCCTCCTTCAAGCCCTTGTCCCCTCGCCGGCCGCACACTCCTTCAGACAGACGCACCATCCGGCCCCTGGATGACGTGGCCCATGAGGACAGCACAAGATCCAGCTCTCCCGGACATATTTGTGCCCATCTTTCTCAG GCTTCCCAAATAGAGAGAAGGTCCATGCCCGCCATGGGctacatcacacacactgtcagtgCACCCAGCCTACATGGCAAAACG CCAGAGGAGCTCACCCTGCTCCTCATTCAGCTCCGAAGGCACCAGGCTAAGATGGTTGGTGTGCATAGCCCCTGCGATGCGTTCGTTCACCTTCAGCGCCACCAGCACAGCGGCCTTCTAGGCCCCAGCATGCAG GTGAAATTAAGTCAATTGTGTGAACAGGACAAGATTCTACAGGAGCTGGAAGCCGGGATACGCTCTTTGAAGGAGGACAAG GACAAGCTAGAGTCGGTGCTGGACGTCtcccaccagcagatggagcagtACAGAGATCAGCCGGCCCATGCTGAGAAGATTGCCTATCAGCAGAAATTACTACAAGAGGATGTGGTGCACATCAGGGCTGAGATATCTCAAGTGTCCACA gagATGGAGAACGCGTGGAATGAGTACAGCCGACTGGAGAGAGACGTGGACTGGCTGAAGTCGGCCCTGCAGGGACAGATGAACCGCAGCGATCTCTCTCAG CAAGATAAAGTCCAGATCAGAAAGGAGCTGTGGAGGATTGAGGATGTTATTGCAGGCCTCAGCACCAGTAAAGCCAACTACAAAGTCACCATCTCCTCTCTCACCAACCCAG AGAGGAAGTTTGTGCCTTCAGTGTCGGCGTCGTCAGTGCCTTCTGTGCCCGGGAGCCCGTCTGCTGTGGAGATGAGACTGtcgcagcatcagcagcatcagcagcatcagcagcacagCCCTCACCTCAGCCCCAGCGGCCACAGCGCCGCCCGCTCCTCCAGCCCCAGCCAGCAGCCCTCCCATCACTGGGTGGATGCAGCCATCTCTAGTGGTCTTCAATGG GGTGGGGAAGATGTGCCACCTAGACCTCCTCTACCTCAGCTTTACAATCCCGATGAGCATCCCCCTGCTGTGCCCCCGTTGCCCCGGGAGACCACAGTCATCAGACACACTTCTGTACGCGGCCTAAAGCGACAGTCGGACGAACGCAAAAGGGACAGAGAGGTTGGCCAGTTCACTAATGGAGACAGTAAG GTGGAGTTCAGGCCTTTCCTGAGTGATCCGGAGCTTATGGGGGCTGGAGATGGCGCCAGCCACATCAGTATAGCCACATCTGGACATGATGGTTACCAGACATTACCTAGCAGAG GAGTGGCTGGCTCCTCGCTGAGGCTGAATCAGTCCTCGGGCGTCTCCTCGTATGTGACCCTCCGGAGAGCAGCCTCAGCTGCCGGCATGAAG gAGAGACCAAAAAGTGCCTTGGAGCGTCTGTACTCTGGGGACtcggtgcagcagcagagggggaAGATGAGTGCTGACGAGCAgctggagaggatgaagaggcACCAGAAGGCCCTCGTTCGCCAGCGCAAACGCACCCTGAGCCAGGGAGACCGCCACGCCTCTCCCTCGTCGCGcacttcttcatcctcctcgcGCCCGCTTTCCGCAGACCTGGGATCA tggaAGAGGGAGCAGGAGTTTGACCTGCAGTTGCTGGAGAGGGCTGTTCAAGGTGAGGAGGCGCAGGTAGTGAGGAGCGTTCAGGGGGAGGAAACGGCTCCCGAGCACAGAGAGAGGCCTCGCTCCCGCTCTGACGAATGGCTGACCCTGCGCTCCACCACACCCTCCTCCCACGAGGTTGACTTGGAGCCATTGGACTTTGACCTGGACCTTAACAAAGAG CTTTCCAAGCCTCAGAAGGTGTTGATCCCGGAGCGCTACGTGGATTCAGAGCCCGAGGAGCCTCTCAGTCCGCAGGAGCTGGAGGATCGGCACCGTAAGGTGGAGCGCATCAAGAGCATCTTGGCAAAGTCCAG TGTGCAAAACCTAGCACCCGGAGTGACTTTGGACAAGCCAGAGGTCGGGCTCGTGGCACTCGACTCTGCTctgcaggagcaggagaggatcATCACCATGTCCTACGCTCTCGCCTCGGAAGCTTCGCTCAAGAGCAAATTAGTCACAG TTCTACCACAGGCTAACatccccgctcctcctcctcctcctcctcctcccccgcctccccctcttcctcctcttccccccgtTTCTCTggcacctccctctcctctaaGCAACGGAATCCACTACACGTTTGTCTAA
- the plekha7b gene encoding pleckstrin homology domain-containing family A member 7 isoform X8, producing the protein MAAPLGRDTLPDHWSYGVCGDGRVFFINDKSHSTTWLHPHTGEPVNSGHMIRSDLPRGWEEGFTDEGASYFINHSLRATSFRHPVTGQISPENTEYTLQDRIEARMSKSAANQRSPSMVTESSKAVTSAAADAHSGTKGCRGAGKVHSFGKRDHAIKRNLNIPVVVRGWLYKQDSSGMRLWKRKWFVLSDYCLFYYKDSREETVLGSIPLPSYVIAPVEPDDHINRKYAFKASHTGMRSYIYNKNSVIGSQAEHCGMRTYFFSADTQEDMNGWIRAMNQAALMQQSHTIKRAAENPKEAAQQTLPQTNHVHVNQNACQSESLSRAEKPPYNGIQLAHREEVRYGLEIEGKPNHSAAERLSPDCVDDATHKKGQPTVIEVALPPEQNGNPVRQRGFVSHVDPEKRVQRKNTLAKVEKWVKVQKGDPPKSAPCAEYDLPRRTPPLKPKACTEADAAYQSLPKSPRLPSGCASPPASCKLPSDYKYAHDRLSHFRMSTDERMATKEGMVWQLYEWQQRQQFRHGSPTAPIYTGPNFTDSSSFRVTGEMPRSISVPPSPCEVPPSVPASFKPLSPRRPHTPSDRRTIRPLDDVAHEDSTRSSSPGHICAHLSQASQIERRSMPAMGYITHTVSAPSLHGKTADDTYIQLKKDLEYLDLKVGPNKVTGRDSLKTERPAKPVKIAESDADVKLSQLCEQDKILQELEAGIRSLKEDKDKLESVLDVSHQQMEQYRDQPAHAEKIAYQQKLLQEDVVHIRAEISQVSTEMENAWNEYSRLERDVDWLKSALQGQMNRSDLSQQDKVQIRKELWRIEDVIAGLSTSKANYKVTISSLTNPERKFVPSVSASSVPSVPGSPSAVEMRLSQHQQHQQHQQHSPHLSPSGHSAARSSSPSQQPSHHWVDAAISSGLQWGGEDVPPRPPLPQLYNPDEHPPAVPPLPRETTVIRHTSVRGLKRQSDERKRDREVGQFTNGDSKVEFRPFLSDPELMGAGDGASHISIATSGHDGYQTLPSRGVAGSSLRLNQSSGVSSYVTLRRAASAAGMKERPKSALERLYSGDSVQQQRGKMSADEQLERMKRHQKALVRQRKRTLSQGDRHASPSSRTSSSSSRPLSADLGSWKREQEFDLQLLERAVQGEEAQVVRSVQGEETAPEHRERPRSRSDEWLTLRSTTPSSHEVDLEPLDFDLDLNKELSKPQKVLIPERYVDSEPEEPLSPQELEDRHRKVERIKSILAKSSVQNLAPGVTLDKPEVGLVALDSALQEQERIITMSYALASEASLKSKLVTVLPQANIPAPPPPPPPPPPPPLPPLPPVSLAPPSPLSNGIHYTFV; encoded by the exons CCACAGCCTGAGGGCTACATCATTTCGACACCCTGTGACCGGACAAATATCCCCAGAAAATACGGAATACACACTACAAGACAG GATAGAAGCTCGCATGTCCAAGTCAGCGGCCAATCAGAGATCCCCGAGCATGGTCACAGAGTCCTCTAAGGCTGTGACCTCAGCTGCAGCAGATGCCCACTCAGGGACAAAG GGATGCAGAGGTGCAGGGAAAGTGCACAGTTTTGGCAAGAGGGATCATGCTATTAAAAGGAACCTCAATATCCCAGTGGTGGTGAGAGGCTGGCTCTATAAACAG GACAGCTCCGGAATGCGACTGTGGAAAAGGAAGTGGTTTGTTTTGTCAGACTACTGCTTGTTTTACTACAAAG ACAGCCGAGAGGAGACAGTGCTCGGTAGCATCCCTCTGCCCAGTTATGTCATTGCACCAGTTGAGCCCGATGACCACATAAACCGCAAATACGCTTTCAAG GCGAGCCACACAGGGATGCGCTCCTACATTTACAATAAGAACTCTGTGATTGGCTCTCAGGCAGAACACTGCGGGATGCGGACATATTTCTTTAGTGCGGACACACAGGAGGACATGAATGGCTGGATCCGGGCCATGAACCAGGCTGCGCTGATGCAGCAGAGTCACACTATAAAGAG GGCGGCGGAGAATCCAAAGGAGGCTGCGCAGCAGACTCTCCCACAGACCAACCATGTCCACGTCAACCAGAACGCATGTCAATCAGAAAGCCTTAGCAGGGCGGAAAAACCTCCGTATAATGGTATCCAACTGGCCCATAGGGAGGAGGTGAGGTATGGATTAGAGATCGAAGGGAAACCCAACCactcagcagcagagagactCTCTCCAGACTGTGTTGATGATGCCACCCACAAGAAAGGCCAGCCAACGGTCATCGAAGTGGCGCTGCCACCAGAACAGAATGGAAATCCTGTCCGTCAGAGGGGCTTCGTTTCACACGTGGACCCTGAAAAACGCGTGCAGAGGAAGAATACGCTGGCAAAGGTGGAGAAGTGGGTCAAAGTTCAAAAAGGGGACCCACCAAAGAG tgCTCCCTGTGCCGAGTACGACCTCCCTCGGCGGACTCCTCCATTAAAGCCCAAAGCCTGTACAGAGGCAGATGCCGCCTATCAGTCGTTGCCAAAGTCTCCCCGTCTCCCGTCTGGCTGCGCATCTCCTCCAGCATCATGCAAATTGCCTAGTGACTACAAGTACGCCCACGACCGGCTCAGCCACTTCCGCATGTCCACCGACGAGCGCATGGCCACCAAGGAGGGGATGGTGTGGCAGCTGTACGAgtggcagcagcggcagcagttCCGTCATGGCAGCCCCACCGCGCCTATCTACACCGGCCCCAACTTCACGGACTCCTCATCTTTCAGGGTGACTGGGGAGATGCCCCGATCCAtctccgtccccccgtccccgtgTGAAGTTCCGCCGTCGGTCCCCGCCTCCTTCAAGCCCTTGTCCCCTCGCCGGCCGCACACTCCTTCAGACAGACGCACCATCCGGCCCCTGGATGACGTGGCCCATGAGGACAGCACAAGATCCAGCTCTCCCGGACATATTTGTGCCCATCTTTCTCAG GCTTCCCAAATAGAGAGAAGGTCCATGCCCGCCATGGGctacatcacacacactgtcagtgCACCCAGCCTACATGGCAAAACG GCTGATGATACTTACATACAACTGAAGAAGGACCTGGAGTATCTAGATCTGAAGGTGGGCCCTAACAAA GTTACTGGACGTGacagtttaaaaacagaaagacCAGCAAAGCCCGTCAAAATAGCAGAAAGTGATGCTGAT GTGAAATTAAGTCAATTGTGTGAACAGGACAAGATTCTACAGGAGCTGGAAGCCGGGATACGCTCTTTGAAGGAGGACAAG GACAAGCTAGAGTCGGTGCTGGACGTCtcccaccagcagatggagcagtACAGAGATCAGCCGGCCCATGCTGAGAAGATTGCCTATCAGCAGAAATTACTACAAGAGGATGTGGTGCACATCAGGGCTGAGATATCTCAAGTGTCCACA gagATGGAGAACGCGTGGAATGAGTACAGCCGACTGGAGAGAGACGTGGACTGGCTGAAGTCGGCCCTGCAGGGACAGATGAACCGCAGCGATCTCTCTCAG CAAGATAAAGTCCAGATCAGAAAGGAGCTGTGGAGGATTGAGGATGTTATTGCAGGCCTCAGCACCAGTAAAGCCAACTACAAAGTCACCATCTCCTCTCTCACCAACCCAG AGAGGAAGTTTGTGCCTTCAGTGTCGGCGTCGTCAGTGCCTTCTGTGCCCGGGAGCCCGTCTGCTGTGGAGATGAGACTGtcgcagcatcagcagcatcagcagcatcagcagcacagCCCTCACCTCAGCCCCAGCGGCCACAGCGCCGCCCGCTCCTCCAGCCCCAGCCAGCAGCCCTCCCATCACTGGGTGGATGCAGCCATCTCTAGTGGTCTTCAATGG GGTGGGGAAGATGTGCCACCTAGACCTCCTCTACCTCAGCTTTACAATCCCGATGAGCATCCCCCTGCTGTGCCCCCGTTGCCCCGGGAGACCACAGTCATCAGACACACTTCTGTACGCGGCCTAAAGCGACAGTCGGACGAACGCAAAAGGGACAGAGAGGTTGGCCAGTTCACTAATGGAGACAGTAAG GTGGAGTTCAGGCCTTTCCTGAGTGATCCGGAGCTTATGGGGGCTGGAGATGGCGCCAGCCACATCAGTATAGCCACATCTGGACATGATGGTTACCAGACATTACCTAGCAGAG GAGTGGCTGGCTCCTCGCTGAGGCTGAATCAGTCCTCGGGCGTCTCCTCGTATGTGACCCTCCGGAGAGCAGCCTCAGCTGCCGGCATGAAG gAGAGACCAAAAAGTGCCTTGGAGCGTCTGTACTCTGGGGACtcggtgcagcagcagagggggaAGATGAGTGCTGACGAGCAgctggagaggatgaagaggcACCAGAAGGCCCTCGTTCGCCAGCGCAAACGCACCCTGAGCCAGGGAGACCGCCACGCCTCTCCCTCGTCGCGcacttcttcatcctcctcgcGCCCGCTTTCCGCAGACCTGGGATCA tggaAGAGGGAGCAGGAGTTTGACCTGCAGTTGCTGGAGAGGGCTGTTCAAGGTGAGGAGGCGCAGGTAGTGAGGAGCGTTCAGGGGGAGGAAACGGCTCCCGAGCACAGAGAGAGGCCTCGCTCCCGCTCTGACGAATGGCTGACCCTGCGCTCCACCACACCCTCCTCCCACGAGGTTGACTTGGAGCCATTGGACTTTGACCTGGACCTTAACAAAGAG CTTTCCAAGCCTCAGAAGGTGTTGATCCCGGAGCGCTACGTGGATTCAGAGCCCGAGGAGCCTCTCAGTCCGCAGGAGCTGGAGGATCGGCACCGTAAGGTGGAGCGCATCAAGAGCATCTTGGCAAAGTCCAG TGTGCAAAACCTAGCACCCGGAGTGACTTTGGACAAGCCAGAGGTCGGGCTCGTGGCACTCGACTCTGCTctgcaggagcaggagaggatcATCACCATGTCCTACGCTCTCGCCTCGGAAGCTTCGCTCAAGAGCAAATTAGTCACAG TTCTACCACAGGCTAACatccccgctcctcctcctcctcctcctcctcccccgcctccccctcttcctcctcttccccccgtTTCTCTggcacctccctctcctctaaGCAACGGAATCCACTACACGTTTGTCTAA